In Aedes albopictus strain Foshan chromosome 3, AalbF5, whole genome shotgun sequence, the genomic window ataggtagtaatgtaagctaatttacaacatttgaataatcccgccctgatttagcctcaaatttgagacataagaagggcaactgagtatctcggagaaacgcaaggtccactgcactattgctccggttagcacagtaagggcgtaatactgtggaggacgccctaattctccacaggctccgtttgtggttaggtttttattagaccctcctaaccattcattccttggcacggtacgcataaagccgcataacaccatgaattaggggtcacctgtttagtggactcttaccactggatcaggtggtccgtagtgttattcttagcaaattgagacaaccgctaccgacattacacagctatctaggctgatcgggaaaagaagttaacattgatggcttACTTCCGAACAAGCCCGAACAGCCCctcaagtttctcttcgacctctaggttgcgcgccagggtataatgtgtgttgggcattttacgatcaaaaaaaaaaacgatcaattctgactatacatgtcaatggttgctcctccgtgattgatctgaactggtaccaattgcactgagatccaactgaataaggggctgggacattccacttattctcaaagtgcaattttagcagctcatgcatatttgatcaataacggcgccggccaagtccttatagtcagctgggaagggaaaggaatgttaaagtgtactggttgttgctactagagaccgagagcactctgcgtccccacaacccgcacggactgggttATTTGTtaaacggaaaggatgggagatctgggagtcaccgttgggtcggtgatgcgatccatggataggggttatttatagtgatcgtgatagattgtgtggtgaataaggtgaataagatcaagcggcacagcacgctttggttgcataacttataggcgttatatatacactgtgctgtgagtagaagttggaagggagggaaacgacatttttcaattcgtttctggttctagcgatggctatgaacatatgaatatacatgagttgtatatgtagagaagagagagcgagagaaagtggatagaaagatacaaagtaggatgaaaaggacgggccagggattgaacccatgaccttctgcatacgaatcagaagcggtagccactagaccaccaagcccgtctataatgtgtgttgggcactttgcgactattaactcaaatccgcacaccagcgcaaaatttgcgcgccgattgcctatgcgccaagtttttcactagccaaatcactattaatcagcggtttaatgaagtaaaagcgttgttaccgtcaataatatctttgttgtacattatttccggacataaggaagttcaatgttttaggcaaaaaatggaaccgaaccctaaggccgttcgcaatgccgttttattttgtatggcgagttttaaaaattttaaaactcgccatacaaaataaaacagcattgcgaacggtctaagagAGATaaagctcttggcgcgaaccattttgacacttgttcatttacattttgtatggcgcacaacccggcgcatgggctgtcggcgcacaagttgttggtcggtatgcggatttcagaaaagattcgtaATATGAAAAAGGTGtttaaaattacataaaaaaggaaaaaaatgttaAGAAAATACTGTGTCTTCCCATGAATCTTTGAAAATTACAGATTTACCTACTTTGGAACGAGCTGACAAAAAAcaccctgataaaaaaaaaatctcttcaagattttttttcatactacagtcgagactcttataagatcactggtcggggggcgcaataggaatccgcttaataggagactaagagcttatgggatttcggctttttgggggtgtggcccattatctcgggtgtgttaagagttagcgcaatactttcttcggcaaagttttagggcttgatctaccatttagaactttggttcatatgattagttggcaacttggccgctagagagaccatcaacagtttgatgctaaattgcactacaggaaccatatcaggttgtcaagcaaactttacgatatgcgacagctcaagaccctgataatatggaaggatagtgtcttcataAAAGTTgctgggtacgccaataacttaggccagtagtacacagggtcaaatgtttgacaaggaaagaactcatgaaacaacatcagtttgacactaatgaaaattcgatcgaatcaaacaagatgtttgagcattggtttctttttggacaaatatttgaccttgtgtactagcagctttactgacgatgagttgcgaagttcgaaattcctccactgggcggcgctagtgagcaagtaaattttcaaaacctcatatctcagaaacccgataacttagaaagttggtgtctttggcaaatttgatcagtatgacataaatttacataaaaataaacacttgtttcgaaattctgccaataGGTGGCGTTTAtcgtttttttcgttttttttcgacttttttttggggttttcggcttggcaaaactagtgtcgctcccccccgataacttagaaagttggtatctTTGGAAAAGTTTATCAGAACGACATaaacttaaataaaaattaacacttgtttcgcaattctgccaggctagtgaacatgcaaattttagaaatctcatagctcagaatcttgataacttagaaagttagtgtcttcagcaaagtagaTCAGTATGACACAAACttatataaaaataaatacttgtttcgcaattgtgccactaggcggcgctagtgaacatgcaaattttagaaatctcatagctcagaatgctgataacttagaaagttggtgtcttcggcaaagttgattagtatgacataaacttacataaaaataaacacttgtttaaaAATTCTGCCTCTAGGCGGCGTTCacctttttttcgtattttttcgacttttttggggttTTCCGGCTCAGCAAAAGTAGTGTCggtcccccgataacttagaaatcaactttgccgaagacaccaactttctaagttatcaggattctaagctatgagattttttccaaaatttgcatgttcactagcgccgcctagtggcagaattgcgaaacaagtgtttatttttatgtaagtttatgtcatactgatcaactttgccgaagacaccaactttctaagttatcagggggagcgacactagttttgccaagccgaaaaaccccaaaaaaagtcgaaaaaagacgaaaaaaaccggtaaacgccacctagtggcagaattgcgaaacaattgtttatttttatgtaagtttatgtcatactgatcaaatttgccaaagacaccatctttcgaTAGTCGACAGCTAACGTTTGTTGGGATCGGTTGTGCTTTTCTACGCTCTTCAACGGTCACTAGATTTCTTTTGTTAACGGGCGCGCGGTTGAGAAATCAACGTCGAAATGGAAAAAGAAATTGTGATAAAAACACACTAGCCTTTCAATTTCCTGGAAATGCTGCCCAGTCTTAAtggaatttccccacaaatttctaaaaaaatgcttgaaaaaaaaaagtttccgaataaattgccaaaagaattcctaatgaaattgcgAGTGTATTACTTTAGCAATTTgtcaaataataaataaaatgccAAAGAAGTTTCCCAaggggaatttttttttaaataattaaggaatttccagaggaattaaaaaaaatgccgagTGAACTACTGAATGTATTTTCAAGTAATTGCAAAGTAAATGAGATGAGAATTGTCGAAGAAAATCTCAAATCAAAAGATAAGCATTCTTTTCGctaatgttttgatttgagcctaaaaactagcttgagaaattcccaaaaaaaattgctTGTTGGAGTTGTCCACAGCAATTATTGAATTTGTGgtctttcaaagaaattcctgaaggaaagcaTGACGAAATTTGCAAAAGGATGGACATTACGGAATTGCCGCCAAACTTTGGAATAATCGAAGAAGCTCCCAGAGTAACAGCCAAAGAAGttttaaaataaattcaaaaaaaaaatcaaagagatGCATAGAAATTGCTGACAGAATACATATTCAAAAAGAATGTTGAAAAATTCACGAACAAACAGTTCTACGATTTCTCTTAAAAAAGTGAAcataaaattaacaaaaacaaatgcTGAAGAACTTTTCAAATGAATTGCcggaagatttctcaaagaaattgccaagcATATGTCCAAAGGAATCGGTTTAAAATTTTCCAAATCCATTGCCTAATGAATTTACAAAAGAATTGCTCGAGACatttctaaaataaatagttTAAATGTCCTCGACATTGTATTCGTCCTTATTGAGCCGCTCATTAAACCTACAATAAATGTAACGTTCTTTTCTACTTTCTTCTTCACTTCTTTCAGCCTCCCATTGTCTACAGATTACGAATCTGGACGTTCCACAGTCGTACATTATCCAGCGAGGTGACGAACCCGTGGAAGACCTTGTGCTGGATTGCGAATTCGAGATGGATGAAGCAAAGTCCAAGGGTTTCGTACTCAAGTGGAAGCACAACAGCTTACAAATCTACCAGTGGATTCCGGTGACGTCCAAGCCGGTGGCGTTTGTAAGTGAACATCATCTAATATCAAACTGACTCAAACTAACGTTGATCCTCCGATTTCCAGGCCTCGTTCAAGGGTCACATCGATCTGGATTACGCGGTGTCCGAGGATCGGTTTCAGAAGTACCGTGCCTTGAGGTTGATCAATCCGGCGGCAAACTTTACCGGCAATTACAGTTGCTCGGTGCAGACGTTCGAGGAGAACGAAACCAAAACCGGCCATCTGCAGATCATCGTGCCGGAGGTGGAGTTCAACCTGACGTACACTCGGGGGAACAATGGGAGTGTGGTGGTGTCCTGTGGAGTGAGCGATATTTTTCCTAAGCCGGAGTTGGCGTTATTGTAAGTATATGATTGATATTTGACATCATTGACTGCTCTGACGGGATTTGTTATGGAATTCTTTTGTACTAGTGGATATTAAAATCGCTCGATAGTTCTCATTTTCTAACTTGTCCGGAAGCTGGATCGTTGCCACCATCTGCCATGCAGACGTAATCATTTCTTCCAATAAAATATTGATCCTTCGTGCTCTCGTTTAAGTGTTCGTTGTGGTGCTACTTCCAGCTTTCGACCACCTTGTTTCAACCCGCAGTTAagctagaacttccgtgtttctttagAACGGTATCCCCACTCCACGGTTGCCTACGCCTAAAATGATTTCTATAGAGCAATACTTACTTCTAAGTAGCCATCCTGAGCGCAAGAGCTCTGAAGAAAGTTTTAAAGTGTATTCTACTTACAAAAACTACTCTAACTCTTCCAAAAACGTTTTTGTATGAATCTTTGTTCCATTTTTACTATTGTTTTGTTCAAGATAacacaagggtttttttttcataaaacattTCAGCATCGATGAATCGCAAACCAAGGAGGTAGTCCTTTCCGAGGAGCAACTCCAAGGCACGTATGACATGACGTTGCAGCACATACTCAGCGATGACTCCAAAGATGCTGCCATCAGTTGTCAGCTCTCGATACCTGGGACCAACTATACCAAACGGCGCGAAAAGATGTACCATGGTGAGTTTTGCGTTGGTTTCTCAAACAATTGGACTGATTagtattttctaaatatttcaggAGCGGCTTTCCGAGCGAACATATCAATCCTGCAAACCCTACTCTTCGCCCTCGTTGCAGCAGTATTCTCCAGTTCGTTCAGATTGTAACGGAAACACCACTAGGCTGGAAACAGTCAGAGTAGTGTGTAGCCCAGTGACAACGAAGAGCGGAGCATTCGTTCGATTATGAATCGAAAAAATGATCGCGTCACACCTTGTAACAGTGTCTTATTAGCTACATTTTCGTGTTAATACCGTTATCGGCGGAGAGATTTCACCAAACATCAACCAACCAACGATACAATTAGGCTTAGGAAATCGAACCAAACAAAAATTGACGCGCTTCTATGCTTTTAGCTAAAAGAAACCAGAATCGACTATGTTGTGTTTAGCTTTATTTCGGAGTCTTCCAACTACTACTGTTCAACTGTTGATTCGTAAGGTTAGGAATTATTTATGTCGAAGAGAAAAGTCGCACAAGTTATGAGAACCACTTTTTCAGTTTGCACGCAATTCCGTGTGCTTTGTTTTGAGGATGTGTTGAGAGCTGTTAATTTATTAGGTTAATTGATGTAAATAGTTATTCGTACATTTCCCGTCTACCTGATTACTTCCTGCACTATTTCCTttctgtttatttatttttttcttaaagcgCAGTCTTTTTCATTGCTGTCTATTTATAACGAAGTCTATTAACCAAAAAAGTGTACGCCAAAGCAGAAACGATTATTATTATACTAGGAAATAAAAATTTCGTACGGAGATCGGATCAGATGGTTGTCATTTTCTTGTTTGATGACTAAAACCAAATCAGACATAACACAGATGGAGACTGGAAggtgaattcttctagggattctctcaggaatttcatttctccagggattattttaggaatttctccaatgattccgtcaggaatttttacagggatttcttcaggtattcctccagggatttctttaggaattcctccagagattccttctggtattcttcctgggattactttaggaatttctccagggatttcttcaagaattcttccaggaattcattcaggttttccttcagggatttcttcaggaattccttcaagtattccttcaggaattcctcctggttttccatcaggaattcctcccaggatccttcaggaattcttccagagatccctcaggaattcctccgaggattccttcaggaattccttctggggttccttcaggaattcctccagagattccttcaggaatttctacagttctccaattcttttaggaattcctcctattattccttcagaaattacttcaggaactccttctggaattcccgcagggaacccatcaggatttcttccagggattcctttgggaaatcctccggtgattctttcaggaattccttcagggttttcttcaggaatttctctagggatcccttcgagaattcctccagggattccttcaggtactccttccgggattactttaggaatttctccagggattcttctccaataattacttctgaaattcttccagggattcctgcaagaattcctccagggatttcttcaggaattcctgtagggattccttcaagaattctttccgggattcctttaggaattcctccaaggattcccttaggaattcctccagggattctttcaggaattcgtctagtgttcccttctaaaattcttccacggattcctgcaagaattcttccagggattccttcaggaactgctccaaggatttcttcaggaattcctccagatattccttcagaaatttctccaaacattccttcaggaatcctccagggattccttcaggaattccttcaacaatttcttcagggattccttctaaaattcttcctgggattatttctggaattcttccagggattccttatagaattcctctagagattccttcaggaactcctccagggattcctttaggaatatctcctccagtgattccttcaggaatttctccagcgattccatcaggacttttttcagagattcctgcaacgattcgattcctccagggattctaattgaaattcctccaatgattccttctggaattcgtccagggaatctttcacaaattcctccaatgattccttctggaattcttccagggatttcttctggaattcctctagggattccttcaagaattcctccagggattccttcaagaattcctccagggattccttcaggaactcctcctggaattcctttaggaatttctccagtgatttctttaggcagtcctcgaggattttttttaggaattcctccaatgattccttctggaattcttccagagattcctccaggaattcctctagggattcctccaagaattcctctagggattcctccaagaattcctcccggaattccttcagaaattcctccagtgatttctttaggatttcctccagtgattacttcagaattcctccagggactccttctgaaactcttaaagggattccttctggaattcttccagggatcctctaatgattccttcaaaaattccctcagggttacttcaggaatttctccagaaattccttccggtattcttctagagattctttaaggaatgcTTTTGATtgttcttttagaaactccttcagagattgtttcagatattcctgtgAATaagataacaaaataaaaagaataagaaaacaaaaatcattcgagagtttctgcaggaaaccCTCCTACAATTTGTTTTGGAATCATTTAAGAGACTACAACAATGACGCATTCAGAAACTAGGCTGGGTcaccaattagcctagtggttaaggctttagatcgccaatccggagacggcaggttcgattcccgttccggtttggaaaattttctcggctccttgggcatagtcccacaatatacaaatgcaatgacaggcaaagaagaatttcaattaatacctgtggaagtgctcaaagaatactaagttgaagcgaggcgggccaagtcccagtgtgaacgtagagccataaagaagaaaaagaaaaagaagtctACCTGCATCTTGTAGAACCCCAACGAATATAGTATGTATCTACCTACAGATAGTATCGCTAGTAGCTTCCTAGTTTCTACTAAACGTCTACTTAATAGACTATCGCTGGAATAAATACTGATTGTCGTTAGACTATTTGGTAAAGTCCAACTTGCTTGTCTATATGAAGCAAACGACTTTCTGGACAATTTTGCCGATTACTTATGTTTTCTACGTTATcgggatcgcgagatagaaatgGTTTTAAATTCGCATTTTACATGCTTTCTAGCGTCGCCTAGCGGCAGAAGTGCGATCAAACTGCTTGCCTTTACGAAGCAAACGACCTTtcgaacaattttgccgaagacttgaactttctatattatcagcacagacaaacagacgtaacacttcaaacatttttcgattcaaatcatagtcacggaaacatattcgcccaatgctaaaaggcctatgtttggccgaccaccaactaggtggcggtagtgagcaaacgtcaaactcgaacaaaaacgatgcgagcgccacggttgggcagttggccaactatcaaattttgaaaaagaccgttgaaTCGGtttacgatgtgaattatcagagtgttacgtctgtttgtctgtgttatcaggatcacgagatagagctagttgaaaattttcaattttatatgCTCACTAGCATCACCTAGCGGCAAAACTGTGTTATGGGGTGATGTGCCGCAAGTGATTCCGTACCCATGATGGGTAGTGTGCAACTCATCCTATTTGTGTCTTTGTTGCTATCGATATGCTTACATGTCCTTCAGGGTGGCCATCAAATGAATACTGTTCAGACCTATTTTTGTTTCTTCGGGTGAGCCTCCCAGATGCTTAAACTTCTTGTCCCTGTCAGTCGCtgaattttattgttttttttttctgaattctgcCACTCAAGTGCAAGGACAAGATTTTGACATAACCTACAGACAAAGCGCTCCTGTAGATGGTTGATCTTTCAGGCTAAAATATGATGAATCGTCGATACACCTGAGAGGATAGACAACTCAGGGAGTGGAGGAATGGAACCTCTTCAGACGAAAGAAAAGGGATTATTTTTCCGACCTAAGCATAATCCGTCCGAGACTGTTCGAAGGTATTATTAcctcagagaggggctagtgcaattCGCACCTCGAGGTTAGCTACCTAGTCTTGCAACTGCGGACTTCGGTACTCACCACTCCTTATATCCTCTAAAGGCGGACCAGGATTGATACTACCTCTGCTTCGCGCTTCACTGACAATATCAAGAACTAATGCTGCGCGCATCGTAATTTGACTTCTCGTAAGGCCCTATCCTCTTACACTGCAAAAGGAAGTGTCGGAAATTCCTGTTATACCAGTGATTATTCCGCGTGCACAACTGTTCGATACAAGGCTCGAGTTCAATCGCAGGCTAC contains:
- the LOC109428974 gene encoding uncharacterized protein LOC109428974, coding for METQRWRSSGSCSRLVYKIGLFLLFVEASHCLQITNLDVPQSYIIQRGDEPVEDLVLDCEFEMDEAKSKGFVLKWKHNSLQIYQWIPVTSKPVAFASFKGHIDLDYAVSEDRFQKYRALRLINPAANFTGNYSCSVQTFEENETKTGHLQIIVPEVEFNLTYTRGNNGSVVVSCGVSDIFPKPELALFIDESQTKEVVLSEEQLQGTYDMTLQHILSDDSKDAAISCQLSIPGTNYTKRREKMYHGAAFRANISILQTLLFALVAAVFSSSFRL